Proteins from a genomic interval of Actinoalloteichus hymeniacidonis:
- a CDS encoding pectate lyase family protein, whose protein sequence is MRRPLAARLGAVLATSALAVAGLVISTTGAVAAPATATGFASQNGGTTGGAGGETVRATTGTQIHEALCSRADSSTPIIIEVEGTVNHGNTSKVSGDSCDTDDDRIELKNISNITIVGVGSGALFDQLGIHIRDSSNIILQNLTVRNVKKSGSPTSNGGDAIGMESNVRNVWADHLTLEASGGEDEGYDGLFDMKNNTQYVTLSYSILRNSERGGLIGSSESDRSNGYVTFHHNVYQNLNSRTPLLRGGIAHAFNNHYEGLVESGINSRAGARAKVENNHFQDSKDVLGTFYTDERGTWEVAGNIYDNVTWSEEDDENYPAGPNPESTTSVSIPYDYRLDDAECVAGIVAETAGANKGLLVSDGQCSSQPPDPTDPPDPDPTDPPDPDPTDPPSGANLSLGAGADGSSKASGTSYGNVVDGNLNTYWSPNGSTGRISVKWNSPTTVSTVNIREAAGAEGNIRNWEVVNHDTGAVLVSGSGAGVTTFAATSLRKISIHITGSNGTPRVAEIETFAAGTTPPDDDDDDDDDDGGGDQPPPTGEALYAAPDGSDNAAGTESDPTTLTSAIDRVAPGETIYLRGGTYNESETVHIEPGNDGTSSSRTELFAYPGETPVINFSAQSEDSSNRGLAIGADWWHIQGIIVERAGDNGILLGGNNNIIERVVTRFNRDTGLQLSRYAAGAPASEWPSNNLILSSESHDNADSDGEDADGFAPKLTVGPGNVFRNCVAHNNIDDGWDLYTKGDTGPIGEVTIEDSLSYENGTLSDGTENSSGDRNGFKLGGEDISVDHTVVRTIAFDNGKHGFTYNRNHGSMTIENNLSIGSEERNYNFDGGDSDFRNNTSCNSGSNDRIIGNDAGGNQWWSGSNGSRCSQYSGNLDWSFASDGSLEVTLGGTPVNL, encoded by the coding sequence ATGAGAAGACCATTAGCCGCGCGGCTCGGTGCCGTGCTGGCGACCTCGGCATTGGCCGTTGCAGGACTGGTGATCTCCACTACCGGCGCCGTGGCAGCCCCCGCCACCGCGACCGGCTTCGCCAGTCAGAACGGCGGGACGACCGGCGGTGCGGGCGGAGAGACGGTCCGGGCCACCACCGGCACCCAGATCCACGAGGCCCTGTGCTCGCGGGCCGACAGCAGCACCCCGATCATCATCGAGGTCGAGGGCACTGTGAACCACGGCAACACCAGCAAGGTGTCCGGCGACAGCTGCGACACCGACGACGACCGGATCGAACTCAAGAACATCAGCAACATCACGATCGTCGGGGTCGGCAGCGGCGCCCTGTTCGACCAGCTGGGCATCCACATCCGCGATTCCAGCAACATCATCCTGCAGAACCTGACCGTCCGGAACGTCAAGAAGTCGGGCTCACCGACGTCCAACGGTGGCGACGCCATCGGCATGGAGAGCAACGTCCGCAACGTCTGGGCCGACCACCTCACGCTGGAGGCCTCGGGCGGCGAGGACGAGGGCTACGACGGCCTGTTCGACATGAAGAACAACACGCAGTACGTGACGCTGTCCTACAGCATCCTGCGCAACTCCGAGCGTGGCGGCCTCATCGGATCGAGTGAGAGCGACCGGTCGAACGGCTACGTCACCTTCCACCACAACGTGTATCAGAACCTCAATTCCCGGACGCCCCTGCTGCGCGGCGGCATCGCCCATGCGTTCAACAACCACTACGAGGGCCTCGTCGAATCGGGGATCAACTCGCGGGCGGGCGCGCGGGCCAAGGTGGAGAACAACCACTTCCAGGACTCCAAGGACGTCCTGGGCACCTTCTACACCGACGAGCGCGGTACGTGGGAGGTCGCGGGCAACATCTACGACAACGTGACCTGGTCCGAGGAGGACGACGAGAACTATCCCGCGGGCCCCAACCCGGAGTCCACCACCTCCGTCAGCATCCCCTACGACTACCGCCTCGACGACGCCGAATGCGTGGCGGGCATCGTGGCGGAGACGGCGGGCGCCAACAAGGGACTGCTGGTGTCGGACGGCCAGTGCTCGTCGCAGCCGCCGGATCCGACCGATCCCCCGGATCCCGACCCGACCGACCCGCCGGACCCGGACCCGACCGATCCGCCGAGCGGAGCCAACCTCAGCCTCGGAGCGGGCGCCGACGGCTCCAGCAAGGCATCCGGGACCAGCTACGGCAACGTCGTCGACGGCAACCTGAACACCTACTGGTCGCCCAACGGCTCGACCGGTCGCATCTCGGTCAAGTGGAACTCGCCCACCACGGTGTCCACGGTCAACATCCGCGAGGCGGCCGGAGCCGAGGGCAACATCCGCAACTGGGAGGTCGTCAACCACGACACCGGCGCCGTCCTGGTCTCCGGCAGTGGGGCGGGAGTCACCACCTTCGCCGCGACCTCGCTGCGCAAGATCTCCATTCACATCACCGGCTCGAACGGCACCCCACGGGTCGCCGAGATCGAGACCTTCGCCGCAGGTACCACGCCGCCCGACGACGATGACGACGACGATGACGATGACGGCGGGGGCGACCAGCCGCCGCCGACCGGCGAGGCACTGTACGCGGCGCCGGACGGCAGCGATAACGCCGCAGGCACCGAGTCCGACCCGACGACGCTCACCTCGGCGATCGATCGCGTCGCCCCCGGCGAGACCATCTACCTGCGCGGCGGCACCTACAACGAGTCGGAGACCGTCCACATCGAGCCCGGCAACGACGGCACCTCGAGCAGCCGTACCGAGCTCTTCGCCTACCCCGGCGAGACCCCGGTCATCAACTTCTCGGCGCAGAGCGAGGACTCGTCCAACCGTGGGCTGGCCATCGGCGCCGACTGGTGGCATATCCAGGGCATCATCGTCGAACGCGCAGGCGACAACGGAATCCTGCTCGGCGGGAACAACAACATCATCGAGCGCGTGGTGACGCGGTTCAACCGGGACACCGGGCTGCAACTGTCGCGCTATGCCGCAGGGGCGCCCGCCTCGGAGTGGCCCTCGAACAACCTCATCCTCAGCTCGGAGTCGCACGACAACGCCGACTCCGACGGTGAGGACGCCGACGGATTCGCCCCGAAGCTCACCGTCGGCCCCGGCAACGTCTTCCGCAACTGCGTGGCCCACAACAATATCGACGACGGCTGGGATCTGTACACCAAGGGCGACACCGGCCCGATCGGCGAGGTCACCATCGAGGACTCGCTGTCGTATGAGAACGGCACGCTCTCGGACGGCACCGAGAACTCCAGCGGCGACCGCAACGGTTTCAAGCTCGGCGGCGAGGACATCTCGGTCGACCACACCGTGGTGCGGACCATCGCCTTCGACAACGGCAAGCACGGGTTCACCTACAACCGGAACCACGGCTCGATGACGATCGAGAACAACCTGAGCATCGGCAGCGAGGAACGCAACTACAACTTCGACGGCGGTGACTCCGACTTCCGGAACAACACCTCCTGCAACAGCGGGTCCAACGACCGGATCATCGGCAACGATGCTGGTGGAAACCAGTGGTGGTCCGGTTCCAACGGATCCCGGTGCTCGCAGTACTCCGGCAACCTGGACTGGAGCTTCGCCTCCGACGGCTCCCTGGAGGTGACCCTCGGCGGCACTCCGGTGAATCTCTGA
- a CDS encoding DUF885 domain-containing protein, with protein sequence MDGNQLVREYLLLGLRFDRLVEGFVDAYPGDPRLRRQVDLEPRPEPAALARWAAELRARLPAAGLAAERTRFLDAQLTALECSGRRLAGQEIGFVDEVESYFQVRIAPGDTDAYRAVHADLAALLPGSGPLPERLADLRRRDEIPPHRLEGCVREISGALRERVRAQFGLPEHEAVEYEVVSDKPWSGFNYYLGDYRSRVSINTDIGHRMAHLPHLIAHESYPGHHTEHCRKEAGLVGRSGQQEQTIFLVNTPQCLMAEGMADLGLHAIVGPGWGRWTSEIMADLGLRMEGELVERVETVRAGLLGVRQDAALMLHDRGADEDEVVAFLRRWLLISDRRARQALRFLADPLWRAYTTTYVEGYRLLRTWLDLRPAAEPLGVRYARLLDEPLVPESVRTEIDCAERVSEPTFDCW encoded by the coding sequence ATGGACGGCAACCAGCTCGTTCGCGAGTACCTGCTGTTGGGGCTGCGTTTCGATCGCCTGGTCGAAGGATTCGTCGATGCCTATCCGGGCGACCCTCGGTTGCGACGACAGGTCGATCTCGAACCGCGTCCGGAGCCCGCCGCATTGGCGCGGTGGGCTGCCGAACTGCGCGCGCGGTTACCCGCCGCAGGGCTGGCGGCGGAGCGCACCCGGTTCCTGGACGCCCAACTCACCGCGCTGGAATGTTCGGGTCGGCGGCTCGCGGGCCAGGAGATCGGCTTCGTCGACGAGGTCGAGTCCTACTTCCAGGTTCGCATCGCACCCGGCGACACCGATGCCTATCGAGCCGTCCATGCCGATCTCGCCGCCCTGCTGCCGGGCTCGGGGCCACTGCCGGAAAGACTCGCCGACCTACGCAGACGAGACGAGATCCCACCGCATCGCCTCGAAGGCTGCGTCCGCGAGATCTCCGGCGCGCTCCGCGAGCGCGTGCGGGCCCAGTTCGGCCTGCCCGAGCACGAGGCCGTCGAATACGAGGTGGTCAGCGACAAACCATGGAGCGGTTTCAACTACTACCTCGGCGACTACCGGTCACGAGTGTCGATCAACACCGACATCGGCCATCGGATGGCGCATCTCCCGCATCTGATCGCCCATGAGTCGTATCCGGGGCATCACACCGAGCACTGCCGCAAGGAGGCAGGCCTCGTCGGCCGCTCCGGCCAGCAGGAACAGACGATCTTTCTGGTCAACACCCCGCAATGCCTGATGGCCGAGGGCATGGCCGACCTGGGACTGCACGCGATCGTCGGCCCGGGCTGGGGGCGATGGACCTCGGAGATCATGGCCGACCTCGGGCTCCGAATGGAGGGCGAACTCGTCGAGCGCGTCGAGACCGTCCGAGCGGGCCTGCTCGGAGTCCGACAGGACGCCGCGCTGATGCTGCACGACCGAGGAGCCGACGAGGACGAGGTGGTGGCCTTCCTCCGCCGTTGGCTGCTGATCTCGGATCGACGTGCCAGACAGGCACTCCGCTTCCTCGCCGACCCGTTGTGGCGGGCATACACCACCACCTATGTCGAGGGCTACCGCTTGCTGCGGACCTGGCTCGATCTGCGGCCTGCGGCGGAGCCCCTGGGCGTCCGCTATGCGAGATTGCTGGACGAACCATTGGTGCCCGAGTCCGTTCGGACGGAGATCGATTGCGCTGAACGGGTGAGCGAACCAACCTTCGATTGCTGGTGA
- a CDS encoding DUF6247 family protein yields the protein MTADVHWSELQRDPKSVARLADEGDVRVHRRDGPALLLTREDRANSRIEGALDAARLVRSLTSQLVPSELARAAIKEFPWVDVLSEDARAEFVAELARAFRTSAELGHWTVLAQTVREWKATAAIYADPELAARLTKPVDGDLGPVSRPADGVAPASHSGQT from the coding sequence GTGACCGCAGACGTGCACTGGAGCGAGCTGCAACGTGATCCCAAGTCGGTGGCCCGGCTGGCCGATGAGGGTGACGTGCGAGTTCATCGACGGGATGGGCCCGCCCTGCTGTTGACCCGCGAAGACCGGGCCAACAGCAGGATCGAGGGCGCCTTGGACGCGGCACGCCTCGTGCGGTCGCTCACCTCGCAGTTGGTCCCCTCAGAGTTGGCGAGGGCCGCCATCAAGGAGTTTCCCTGGGTCGATGTGCTTTCCGAGGATGCTCGGGCCGAGTTCGTTGCGGAGCTGGCGAGGGCCTTTCGGACATCAGCGGAGCTGGGGCACTGGACGGTACTCGCGCAGACGGTTCGGGAGTGGAAGGCCACTGCGGCGATCTACGCGGACCCGGAGCTGGCTGCGCGGTTGACCAAGCCCGTGGATGGTGATCTCGGTCCGGTTTCCCGACCTGCGGACGGTGTGGCGCCAGCGAGCCACAGCGGTCAAACCTGA
- a CDS encoding Abi family protein: MSTGVKEFLPYKDQLDLLVQRGMDVGDREYAADFLRRVNYYRLSGYWYPFRQLVNRTRTDDFYPGTRLDDVFALYEFDGRLKAATFSVLAPIELALRALLGHELGRIDPCAHLDPSLLGPTARKGGAYAKWLRGYESELARSREDFVEHHRHRYGGRLPAWAAVEILDWGSLTYLYGFAPRTVQDAVANTCGLSAPQLTSWMKALNLVRNTCAHHGRLFNRVHTIIPKLPPADRHADLNAAASEWNRTFGQLTLIQFLLDRLELGRMRLLPAVVKTFPSVTAVPLAHLGASQDWETASRLWAG; this comes from the coding sequence GTGAGTACAGGGGTGAAGGAATTCCTTCCCTACAAGGACCAGCTCGACCTGCTTGTCCAGCGAGGTATGGACGTCGGCGACCGAGAATACGCGGCCGACTTCCTGCGTCGCGTTAACTACTACCGACTCAGCGGCTATTGGTACCCGTTCCGGCAGCTGGTCAACAGGACACGCACCGATGACTTCTATCCGGGAACCCGACTCGACGACGTCTTCGCACTCTACGAGTTCGACGGCCGACTGAAGGCGGCGACGTTCTCGGTGCTGGCTCCGATCGAGCTGGCGTTACGTGCGCTCCTCGGCCACGAACTGGGCCGCATCGACCCGTGCGCTCATCTCGATCCAAGTCTGCTCGGTCCGACCGCGCGTAAGGGCGGCGCGTACGCGAAGTGGCTCCGCGGCTACGAGTCGGAGCTCGCCCGGTCGCGAGAAGACTTCGTCGAGCATCATCGCCACAGATACGGTGGACGACTCCCGGCCTGGGCCGCAGTCGAAATTCTTGACTGGGGAAGTCTCACGTACCTTTACGGCTTCGCGCCTCGCACGGTCCAGGACGCCGTCGCCAATACGTGCGGACTAAGTGCGCCCCAGCTGACGAGCTGGATGAAGGCGCTCAACCTCGTGCGAAACACCTGCGCACACCACGGTCGGCTATTCAACCGTGTCCACACCATCATCCCGAAGCTGCCACCTGCGGACCGACATGCGGATCTCAACGCAGCCGCGTCCGAGTGGAACCGCACCTTCGGACAACTCACTCTGATCCAGTTCCTTCTCGACCGACTCGAACTCGGCCGCATGAGGTTGCTCCCGGCTGTGGTGAAGACCTTCCCGTCTGTGACTGCCGTGCCGCTGGCTCACCTCGGTGCTTCACAAGATTGGGAGACCGCGAGCCGACTCTGGGCAGGATGA
- a CDS encoding spermidine synthase, translating into MSSRRGAAKGRARWTAEVVQASVAGGEAVLRPDTDRRDSWTLLVNGTPQSHVDLAEPDYLLFEYVRRIGHVVDLVAEPSSALDAVHLGGGALTLPRYVSATRPGSRQRVVEYDAALTELVRTHLPIDKRARIRISGADAREWLSRQRPAGADLLIVDVFAGARTPAHLTSTEFVAAAAALLRPGGIYVANVADGPPLSFARRQAATLRAVFPETLLMAEPGLLRGRRFSNLILVGSTAPLPVADLVRRTASDPTAARVVAGADLTEFIGTATAVTDADARDSPMPPAGIFGG; encoded by the coding sequence ATGAGCAGCAGGCGCGGAGCGGCCAAAGGCCGGGCGAGGTGGACGGCCGAGGTCGTGCAGGCGTCGGTAGCAGGCGGCGAGGCCGTGCTGCGACCGGACACCGATCGCCGCGACTCGTGGACACTACTGGTCAACGGCACCCCGCAGTCACATGTCGACCTCGCCGAGCCGGACTACCTGCTCTTCGAATACGTGCGCCGGATCGGTCATGTGGTCGACCTCGTCGCCGAGCCCTCGTCGGCATTGGACGCGGTGCATCTCGGCGGCGGCGCGCTCACCCTTCCCCGATACGTGTCGGCGACCCGACCGGGGTCACGGCAGCGGGTCGTGGAATACGACGCGGCCCTGACCGAACTGGTCCGAACACACCTACCCATCGATAAACGCGCCAGAATCCGGATCAGCGGGGCCGACGCTCGCGAATGGCTGTCCCGACAGCGTCCCGCCGGGGCCGATCTGCTGATCGTCGACGTCTTCGCGGGCGCCAGGACGCCCGCGCACCTGACCTCGACGGAGTTCGTCGCTGCGGCGGCCGCGCTGCTGCGGCCCGGCGGGATCTATGTGGCGAATGTGGCCGACGGCCCGCCGCTGAGCTTCGCCCGCAGACAAGCCGCGACCCTGCGCGCGGTGTTTCCCGAGACGCTGCTGATGGCCGAACCCGGCCTGCTTCGCGGCCGCAGATTCTCGAATCTGATCTTGGTCGGCTCGACGGCGCCGCTGCCCGTCGCCGACCTCGTCCGTCGGACGGCTAGCGATCCGACGGCGGCCAGGGTCGTCGCCGGCGCCGACCTGACCGAGTTCATCGGCACCGCAACCGCAGTCACCGATGCCGACGCACGAGACTCCCCTATGCCTCCTGCGGGGATCTTCGGCGGGTGA
- the trhA gene encoding PAQR family membrane homeostasis protein TrhA, which yields MRGWIHLWSFFITLISGGTLITLAATTATAAAWISVTVYVLTILGLFGVSALYHRHHWASNASRAWMKRLDHSMIFIFIAGTYTPFAVLTLSDQTGAVVLGVIWGGAAAGVALKLLWPHAPRWVGVPIYIGLGWVAVFVMPEIGQNAGIAALVLLIVGGVFYTVGAVFYATRWPDPWPTVFGYHEFFHATTVVAALCHHIAIWFVLFG from the coding sequence ATGCGCGGCTGGATCCACCTCTGGTCGTTCTTCATCACGCTGATCTCCGGTGGCACGCTGATCACGCTCGCCGCGACCACCGCCACCGCAGCCGCGTGGATCTCGGTGACGGTCTACGTACTCACCATCCTCGGGCTCTTCGGAGTCAGTGCCCTCTACCACCGACATCATTGGGCGAGCAATGCGAGCCGGGCCTGGATGAAGCGGCTCGACCATTCGATGATCTTCATCTTCATCGCGGGCACGTACACGCCCTTCGCCGTGCTCACGCTGTCCGACCAGACCGGGGCCGTGGTCCTCGGGGTGATCTGGGGCGGCGCGGCGGCAGGGGTCGCACTGAAGCTGCTGTGGCCGCACGCGCCCCGCTGGGTGGGGGTGCCGATCTACATCGGCCTCGGCTGGGTCGCCGTGTTCGTGATGCCCGAGATCGGTCAGAACGCCGGGATCGCGGCGCTGGTCCTGCTCATCGTGGGCGGCGTGTTCTACACGGTCGGTGCGGTGTTCTACGCGACTCGCTGGCCCGACCCCTGGCCGACGGTGTTCGGGTATCACGAGTTCTTCCACGCCACCACGGTCGTGGCGGCGCTCTGCCATCACATCGCGATCTGGTTCGTGTTGTTCGGCTAG
- a CDS encoding thioredoxin domain-containing protein — MANRLADATSPYLQQHADNPVDWYPWGPEAFAEAARRDVPVLLSIGYAACHWCHVMAHESFEDPAIAGLLNENFVNVKVDREERPDIDAVYMTATQAMTGSGGWPMTCFLTPEGEPFHCGTYYPPTPRPGMPSFPQLIDAVAQAWHERNDEVREAAGRIVAGLAEQTAPLPAAAVDESTLVSAVAALTTGFDRGNGGFGGAPKFPPSMVLEFLLRHHERTADRSALRMVEQTCAAMARGGLYDQLAGGFARYSVDAQWIVPHFEKMLYDNALLVRVYAHLARRTGSAFAERIATETVEFLLTELRTEQGGFAASLDADTDGVEGSTYVWTPAELIDVLGAEDGAWAARLLAVTEEGSFEHGSSTLRLLADPDGEPEADSAAAEPAATEAVATEATQTESAGAPGWQRWQRIRTTLRVARDRRSQPARDDKVVTAWNGLTITALAEAGTALGRADWIAAAVEAAELLLSLHFADGRLLRSSRDGTAGSARAVLEDYGSLAQGLLALHQATAAPRWLTEAETLLDATLRHFADPEVSGLFHDTADDAERLVRRPSDPGDNASPSGASAAAEALLTASALTGPERAGRYRAAAEEALARAGVLVARSPRFAGHWLTVAEGMITGPLQIAVAAGTDESGAAELLATARSLAPGGTVVVAGLGDDQGVPLLADRTSIGGAAAAYVCRGYVCDLPLTEAAELRAALTR; from the coding sequence ATGGCGAACCGATTGGCAGACGCGACGAGTCCCTACCTGCAACAGCACGCGGACAACCCGGTGGACTGGTATCCGTGGGGCCCGGAGGCCTTCGCCGAGGCGGCGCGGCGGGATGTCCCGGTGCTGCTGTCCATCGGTTACGCCGCCTGCCATTGGTGCCACGTGATGGCCCATGAGTCGTTCGAGGACCCGGCGATCGCAGGCCTGCTGAATGAGAACTTCGTCAACGTCAAGGTGGATCGTGAAGAGCGGCCGGACATCGACGCCGTGTACATGACTGCGACCCAGGCGATGACCGGCAGCGGCGGTTGGCCGATGACCTGTTTCCTCACTCCGGAGGGCGAGCCCTTCCACTGCGGCACCTACTATCCGCCGACGCCACGGCCGGGCATGCCCTCATTTCCGCAGCTCATCGATGCCGTGGCGCAGGCATGGCACGAGCGCAACGACGAGGTCCGCGAGGCTGCGGGCCGGATCGTCGCGGGCCTGGCGGAGCAGACCGCGCCGCTGCCCGCCGCTGCGGTGGACGAGAGCACGCTGGTCTCGGCGGTTGCCGCGTTGACCACGGGCTTCGATCGGGGTAACGGCGGATTCGGTGGGGCGCCGAAATTCCCGCCGTCGATGGTCCTGGAGTTCCTACTGCGGCACCACGAGCGCACCGCCGATCGGAGCGCACTGCGCATGGTCGAGCAGACCTGCGCTGCGATGGCCAGGGGTGGGCTCTACGACCAGCTCGCGGGCGGCTTCGCGCGCTACAGCGTGGACGCGCAGTGGATCGTGCCGCACTTCGAGAAGATGCTCTACGACAACGCGCTGCTGGTTCGGGTCTACGCGCATCTGGCTCGCCGTACCGGCTCGGCCTTCGCCGAGCGGATCGCCACCGAGACCGTCGAGTTCCTGCTCACCGAACTACGCACCGAACAGGGCGGCTTCGCGGCGTCGCTGGACGCCGACACCGACGGAGTCGAGGGCAGCACCTACGTCTGGACCCCCGCCGAGCTAATCGACGTCCTGGGAGCGGAAGACGGTGCCTGGGCGGCGCGGCTGCTCGCGGTCACCGAGGAGGGCAGCTTCGAACACGGCAGCTCGACCCTGCGGCTGCTCGCCGACCCCGATGGCGAGCCCGAGGCCGATTCCGCTGCTGCTGAACCGGCGGCGACCGAAGCCGTGGCGACCGAAGCCACGCAGACCGAATCCGCAGGCGCGCCCGGCTGGCAGCGGTGGCAGCGGATCAGGACCACCCTTCGGGTCGCCCGCGACCGGCGATCCCAACCGGCCAGGGACGACAAGGTCGTCACCGCCTGGAACGGCTTGACGATCACCGCACTCGCCGAGGCCGGGACGGCGTTGGGCCGGGCGGACTGGATCGCCGCAGCGGTCGAGGCCGCCGAGCTGTTGCTCTCGCTGCACTTCGCCGACGGCAGGCTGCTGCGCAGCTCGCGTGATGGCACGGCAGGCAGCGCCCGCGCGGTGCTGGAGGACTACGGCAGCCTCGCGCAGGGGCTGCTCGCCCTGCATCAGGCCACCGCGGCCCCGCGCTGGCTGACCGAGGCCGAGACGCTGCTGGATGCGACGCTGCGACACTTCGCCGATCCGGAGGTGTCCGGGTTGTTCCATGACACCGCCGACGACGCGGAACGCCTGGTCCGCAGGCCATCCGATCCGGGCGACAACGCCAGCCCATCGGGTGCCTCGGCTGCGGCGGAGGCCCTGCTGACGGCCTCGGCATTGACCGGGCCGGAGCGGGCCGGTCGCTATCGGGCCGCAGCAGAGGAGGCCTTGGCACGGGCGGGCGTCCTGGTCGCCCGCAGCCCTCGTTTCGCCGGACACTGGCTCACGGTCGCCGAGGGCATGATCACCGGACCGCTGCAGATCGCCGTCGCGGCCGGGACCGACGAGTCGGGCGCGGCGGAGCTGTTGGCGACCGCCCGTTCGCTCGCGCCGGGCGGCACGGTGGTGGTCGCGGGCCTCGGCGACGATCAGGGCGTGCCCTTGCTGGCGGACCGCACGTCGATCGGGGGCGCCGCTGCTGCCTATGTCTGCCGGGGTTACGTCTGCGATCTGCCGTTGACCGAAGCGGCGGAACTGCGTGCAGCCCTGACCCGCTGA
- a CDS encoding pPIWI-associating nuclease domain-containing protein translates to MSLPADILIDMARKMTPAQFKAAVNRAQRQQKQAIDKYNRQARQHNAAVKKSVNDYNRELRAYNVKARAHNARVENQRHRLDQEIRRLNSRPAATTFVTYRASVETLARTYTETEESLAGRSVTPAGRELVDRSSEEAANSAYLLNAMDGDGAPEDDPTEDGLRGPSMQAELATFGQDLVDRWTGALFSLSPRNPDAARHFCTSAREVLIKMIDSAAPDASVVEADPACDRTDKGAPTRRAKVGFLLQRKGIHEESIESLVEEDMNNVLTLFRDFNNGTHGHAGRFTITQLSALRVRVESAIGFIHLLCAG, encoded by the coding sequence ATGTCCTTGCCCGCCGACATACTGATCGACATGGCCCGGAAAATGACACCCGCTCAGTTCAAGGCCGCAGTGAACAGGGCGCAGCGTCAGCAGAAGCAGGCGATCGACAAGTACAACCGCCAAGCCCGCCAGCACAACGCGGCGGTCAAGAAGTCCGTGAACGACTACAACCGCGAATTGCGGGCGTACAACGTCAAGGCCCGTGCCCACAACGCCAGGGTCGAGAACCAACGCCATCGCCTCGACCAGGAGATCCGCCGTCTGAATTCGCGTCCGGCAGCGACGACCTTCGTCACGTACCGTGCGTCGGTCGAGACTCTCGCGCGGACGTACACCGAGACCGAGGAGAGCCTGGCCGGACGGAGCGTCACGCCCGCAGGCCGCGAGCTCGTCGACCGCAGCAGCGAAGAGGCCGCGAACAGCGCCTACTTGCTAAACGCGATGGACGGCGACGGCGCGCCCGAGGATGACCCGACCGAGGACGGCCTGCGCGGTCCGAGCATGCAGGCCGAGCTCGCGACGTTCGGACAAGACCTCGTCGACCGATGGACGGGAGCCCTGTTCTCCCTGAGCCCACGCAACCCCGACGCTGCTCGCCACTTCTGCACCAGCGCACGCGAGGTTCTGATCAAGATGATCGACAGCGCAGCGCCTGACGCAAGCGTCGTCGAGGCCGATCCGGCTTGCGACCGGACAGACAAGGGAGCACCGACTCGACGGGCCAAGGTCGGCTTCCTCCTGCAGCGCAAGGGCATCCACGAGGAGTCCATCGAGAGCCTCGTGGAGGAGGACATGAACAACGTCCTCACCCTCTTCCGTGACTTCAACAACGGCACACACGGGCACGCAGGGCGATTCACGATCACGCAGCTCAGCGCCCTGCGCGTCCGAGTTGAGTCGGCAATCGGATTCATTCACCTGCTTTGTGCGGGCTGA